The following are encoded together in the Candidatus Kaelpia aquatica genome:
- a CDS encoding permease — protein sequence MNEFFVALRHYLLEIIPALAIGFLLSGLIHEFVSNNWVEKYLGKNGFRSIFYATVAGVILPICCLGSLPVALSFYKKGSKLGPVLAFLVATPATSISALLVTYKLLGVKFAIFIFFAVILMGILIGIIGNLLSFVPRKSTEEICPHCKEGIVHAHKKSVSEHIKSVFKFAFWDMPKEIGLELILGIVLAAVVATVMPLGVWIKNNLGGVFGYIFALIFGLAMYICSTATVSLVDAFVRQGLNIGGGMVLLLAGPITSYGTILVLKKEFGIKILSVYLLFISIATLTLGYLFSLL from the coding sequence ATGAATGAATTTTTCGTAGCATTGAGACATTATCTCTTAGAGATAATCCCGGCTTTGGCAATAGGGTTTCTCTTAAGCGGTTTAATACATGAATTTGTCTCTAATAACTGGGTAGAAAAATATTTGGGCAAAAATGGTTTTAGGTCAATTTTCTATGCTACGGTTGCTGGTGTAATTCTTCCGATCTGCTGCTTGGGTTCGCTGCCGGTGGCTTTAAGTTTCTACAAAAAAGGTTCGAAATTAGGTCCAGTCTTAGCGTTTTTGGTGGCAACTCCGGCAACTTCAATAAGTGCTCTTTTAGTTACATATAAGCTGCTAGGAGTAAAGTTTGCTATATTTATATTTTTTGCAGTTATTTTAATGGGGATTTTAATAGGGATTATTGGAAATCTACTCTCTTTTGTTCCTCGCAAAAGCACTGAAGAGATATGTCCTCATTGTAAAGAAGGTATTGTTCATGCTCATAAAAAGAGTGTTTCTGAGCACATTAAATCAGTCTTTAAGTTTGCCTTTTGGGATATGCCTAAAGAGATTGGGCTTGAGCTGATCTTAGGGATAGTTTTAGCTGCTGTTGTTGCTACGGTTATGCCTTTAGGAGTTTGGATTAAAAATAATCTAGGCGGAGTCTTTGGGTATATTTTTGCACTTATATTTGGTCTCGCAATGTATATCTGTTCAACAGCTACTGTTTCACTGGTAGATGCCTTTGTAAGACAGGGGCTGAATATCGGAGGCGGCATGGTTCTTTTATTGGCTGGACCTATAACCAGCTACGGAACGATATTAGTACTAAAGAAAGAATTTGGTATAAAAATATTGAGTGTATATTTACTATTTATATCCATAGCAACTTTAACGCTGGGATATCTTTTTTCTTTACTATAA
- the hcp gene encoding hydroxylamine reductase, with product MFCYQCQETIKNTGCTKVGACGKREQTADLQDLLIYVLKEIAFYFQGLKEESVKGSSVGLFTARALFTTITNVNFDDQRIAALIREGLIIRDELKEKSGISADEFFRDLVLRHTDDTAVFYDKAKALGVLSTENEDLRSLRELLIYGLKGLAAYADHAAVLGFQKEEIYEFIMEGLASTMRDISVDEMVALVLKAGEITVAAMALLDEANTKTYGNPEITKVNIGVCSNPGILISGHDLKDMEELLKQTQDSGVDIYTHSEMLPANYYPAFKKYEHFIGNYGNAWWQQNKEFASFNGPILMTTNCITPVQDSYKDRIFTTGMAGYPGVKHIPDRRDGKQKDFSEIIALAKTCQSPQELEKGEIVGGFAHNQVLALADKIVEAVKSGAIKRFIVMAGCDGRDPRRKYFTEVAQDLPKDTVILTAGCAKYRYNKLDLGDIGGIPRVLDAGQCNDCYSLAVIALKLKEVFELDDINDLPISFDIAWYEQKAAAVLLALLYLGVKGIRLGPTLPAFLSKNVVKVLIDKFDIKPISTVKDDIEAMVAGD from the coding sequence ATGTTCTGTTATCAATGTCAGGAAACAATCAAAAACACAGGCTGCACTAAGGTCGGTGCATGCGGGAAGAGAGAGCAGACTGCAGATCTGCAGGATTTGCTGATCTACGTTTTAAAGGAGATTGCTTTTTATTTTCAAGGATTAAAAGAAGAGAGTGTAAAGGGTAGCAGTGTAGGATTATTTACGGCTCGAGCGCTTTTTACAACGATTACTAATGTTAATTTTGATGACCAGCGGATTGCTGCATTAATACGAGAAGGATTAATCATCCGCGATGAGCTTAAAGAGAAAAGCGGCATCTCAGCAGATGAATTTTTTCGTGATCTTGTTCTGCGGCATACTGATGATACAGCAGTGTTTTATGATAAAGCAAAAGCATTAGGAGTGCTTTCTACTGAAAACGAAGACCTGCGTTCTCTTCGTGAGCTGCTTATTTATGGTTTAAAAGGTTTAGCAGCCTATGCGGACCATGCAGCTGTATTAGGATTTCAAAAAGAAGAGATATATGAGTTTATAATGGAAGGTTTAGCATCGACAATGAGAGATATTTCCGTTGATGAAATGGTTGCTCTTGTGTTGAAAGCAGGGGAAATAACTGTTGCTGCAATGGCCCTTTTGGATGAAGCTAATACGAAGACTTATGGGAATCCTGAAATTACGAAAGTTAATATAGGGGTTTGCAGTAATCCCGGAATTCTTATCTCAGGGCACGACCTTAAGGATATGGAAGAGCTTTTAAAGCAGACTCAAGATTCAGGAGTCGATATCTATACTCACAGTGAGATGCTCCCTGCTAATTATTATCCCGCTTTTAAAAAGTATGAACATTTTATTGGCAACTATGGCAATGCTTGGTGGCAGCAGAATAAAGAGTTCGCGTCATTTAATGGTCCGATTTTGATGACAACGAATTGCATTACTCCTGTTCAAGATTCTTATAAAGATAGAATCTTTACAACAGGAATGGCAGGCTATCCGGGCGTTAAGCACATTCCTGATAGGAGAGATGGGAAGCAGAAGGATTTCTCTGAAATAATTGCCCTAGCAAAAACATGCCAATCGCCACAAGAGCTTGAGAAAGGTGAAATCGTCGGCGGTTTTGCGCATAATCAAGTATTGGCTTTAGCTGATAAGATAGTTGAGGCAGTAAAATCAGGTGCGATTAAGCGGTTTATTGTTATGGCAGGTTGCGATGGAAGAGATCCTAGGAGGAAATATTTTACGGAAGTTGCTCAAGATTTACCTAAAGATACGGTTATTCTTACAGCCGGTTGTGCAAAATATCGTTATAACAAGTTAGATCTTGGTGATATTGGAGGAATACCAAGGGTTCTTGATGCCGGACAGTGTAACGATTGCTATTCACTGGCAGTCATAGCTCTTAAATTAAAAGAAGTCTTTGAATTAGATGATATCAATGATTTGCCGATATCTTTTGATATTGCTTGGTATGAACAGAAAGCAGCAGCCGTACTACTTGCTCTTCTGTATTTAGGTGTAAAGGGCATAAGGCTTGGGCCGACATTACCGGCATTTTTATCCAAGAATGTTGTAAAAGTTCTCATTGATAAATTTGACATTAAACCCATCAGTACAGTCAAAGATGACATCGAGGCAATGGTTGCAGGAGATTAA
- a CDS encoding Rrf2 family transcriptional regulator, translating into MKLLTKHTDYAIRALLELAENKDEFISVRQIAEKQRIPYQFLRQILQKLIKNKLVISKKGAGGGFMIDKDPNLMSIVDIIVIFQGNIQLSDCMFRSKLCVNRSSCVLRRQINRVEKLVAKEFEAVTISHLLKDLKKQKRRL; encoded by the coding sequence ATGAAATTATTAACAAAACATACAGATTACGCAATTAGGGCATTGTTAGAACTTGCTGAAAACAAGGATGAATTTATCTCTGTGCGGCAGATTGCAGAGAAACAGCGCATACCCTATCAGTTTTTAAGGCAGATATTGCAAAAGTTAATCAAGAATAAACTAGTGATATCGAAAAAAGGAGCTGGAGGCGGCTTCATGATTGATAAGGACCCCAACTTAATGTCGATAGTCGATATCATAGTAATCTTTCAAGGTAATATCCAGCTTTCAGACTGTATGTTCAGAAGCAAGCTATGCGTCAATCGCTCTAGCTGTGTCTTAAGAAGACAGATTAATAGAGTTGAGAAGTTGGTAGCCAAGGAGTTTGAGGCCGTTACTATAAGTCATCTTTTAAAGGATTTGAAAAAACAAAAAAGGAGGTTGTAA
- a CDS encoding DapH/DapD/GlmU-related protein — translation MFRPNPQGDYPEIDKSAYIDSTAVIIGKVSVGKHVFVGPGAVIRADEPGSSIAIKDNCNIQDRVIIHALDDSSVLIEENTSLAHGCIVHGPSRIGKNCFIGFGSVVFKSELGQGVVVKHLVIVEGANITAGRMIESGKKIKDEEDVKGLKFADKEIKDFAMKAIETNLDLTKKYKELND, via the coding sequence ATGTTTAGACCTAATCCTCAAGGCGATTATCCAGAAATAGATAAGAGTGCTTACATTGATTCTACGGCAGTAATAATCGGCAAGGTAAGCGTAGGTAAGCATGTCTTTGTTGGTCCGGGGGCAGTTATCAGAGCAGATGAGCCAGGTAGTTCAATAGCTATTAAAGATAACTGCAATATTCAGGATAGAGTAATAATCCATGCCTTAGACGATAGCTCGGTTTTAATTGAAGAAAACACATCTTTGGCGCATGGTTGCATAGTTCATGGGCCATCCAGGATTGGTAAAAATTGTTTTATTGGATTTGGCTCGGTTGTCTTTAAATCCGAACTTGGTCAAGGTGTAGTCGTTAAGCACTTGGTAATAGTAGAGGGAGCCAATATTACAGCAGGGAGGATGATAGAATCCGGTAAGAAAATAAAAGATGAAGAAGATGTAAAGGGATTAAAATTTGCAGATAAAGAAATAAAAGATTTTGCCATGAAAGCCATTGAAACCAATCTAGATTTAACCAAGAAATATAAAGAGTTAAATGACTGA
- a CDS encoding amino acid permease, whose translation MKKELKKELTLLDVFCVATGAMISSGLFILPGLAFAKAGPAVILSYIIAGIFCLPTLLSMAELTTAMPKAGGDYFYIMRGFGPLLGTLAGFSTWFSLSLKGAFALIGMGAYLSIITPLSINVIAFCLCVFFVVLNLMGVKEAGRFQVFLVLGLLGILISYVFLGMKAVNPVNFSPFFSKGLGPVFATASFVFISYGGLTKVAALAEETKNPGRNLPLGMILSLIVTSIFYVLVIVITMGVLNPESLKVTLTPISDGAAVFGGDTLKIIVSIGAFLAFISTANAGIMTASRYPLGMSRDKLLPAVFQKISLKFSTPYVAILCTGVFMIFAILFFKLELLVKVASSILILLYILANLTVILFRESKILSYRPKFYSPFYPYLQILGILGGGFLLIEMGSFIALLTSVFFMLGFIWYKVYAQKRAAQDSALIYVLEKLTVKDKELASDNLLTELKDIVIQREGIIEQKFYELVDESMVLDIESPLKLEDFFKEASLGLGESLGLNPEDLFNKFIEREEESSTVIAKGLAIPHIFISDKNVNRLVLVRARAGIIFPGDRLIHIAFILVSSPGERVLHLKILAAIAAIVQSQDFEKKWFEAKGEEELKHVIFLAERKRG comes from the coding sequence ATGAAAAAAGAGTTAAAAAAAGAGCTCACCCTTCTAGATGTTTTCTGCGTAGCAACTGGGGCAATGATTAGTTCGGGATTATTTATTCTGCCTGGGTTAGCTTTTGCCAAAGCAGGTCCAGCAGTAATTCTATCTTATATAATAGCCGGAATCTTTTGCCTTCCTACGCTTTTAAGCATGGCAGAATTAACCACAGCTATGCCTAAGGCCGGAGGAGATTATTTCTATATCATGAGAGGATTTGGTCCTCTACTGGGAACTCTTGCCGGTTTCAGCACCTGGTTCTCTTTGAGCTTAAAGGGAGCATTTGCTTTAATAGGCATGGGTGCTTATTTAAGTATAATAACCCCTTTATCTATAAATGTTATTGCTTTTTGTTTATGCGTGTTTTTTGTTGTTTTAAATTTGATGGGAGTAAAAGAAGCTGGTAGATTTCAGGTATTTTTGGTCTTAGGGCTCCTAGGTATACTTATTAGCTATGTTTTTTTGGGTATGAAAGCAGTTAATCCTGTTAATTTCTCGCCATTTTTTTCTAAGGGGTTAGGCCCTGTGTTTGCTACAGCTAGTTTTGTTTTTATCTCTTATGGCGGGTTAACCAAGGTAGCTGCTTTAGCTGAAGAGACAAAAAATCCGGGTAGAAATCTGCCTTTAGGCATGATTCTTTCTCTTATTGTAACTTCTATTTTCTATGTGTTAGTTATCGTTATAACTATGGGAGTTTTGAATCCTGAAAGTTTAAAAGTAACCCTTACTCCAATCTCAGACGGGGCAGCAGTTTTTGGCGGAGATACTTTGAAGATCATTGTAAGTATAGGGGCATTTTTAGCCTTTATCTCTACTGCTAATGCAGGGATTATGACTGCCTCAAGGTATCCTTTAGGCATGAGCAGAGACAAGCTTTTACCGGCTGTTTTTCAAAAAATAAGTCTCAAATTCAGTACACCTTATGTTGCTATTTTATGTACTGGTGTTTTTATGATTTTTGCTATTCTGTTTTTTAAGCTGGAATTATTGGTTAAGGTTGCTTCAAGTATATTAATCTTGCTTTATATATTAGCTAATTTAACCGTGATTTTATTTAGGGAGAGTAAGATCTTAAGCTATAGGCCGAAATTTTATTCCCCCTTCTATCCTTATCTGCAGATTTTAGGAATATTAGGGGGAGGATTTCTCCTAATTGAGATGGGATCGTTTATTGCGCTTCTAACTTCAGTGTTTTTTATGTTAGGATTTATCTGGTATAAAGTCTATGCCCAGAAAAGAGCAGCGCAAGACTCTGCTTTGATTTATGTTTTGGAAAAATTGACAGTTAAAGATAAAGAGCTGGCTTCAGATAATCTTCTGACAGAGCTTAAGGATATCGTTATTCAAAGGGAAGGTATTATTGAACAGAAATTCTATGAGCTTGTCGATGAAAGTATGGTTTTAGATATAGAGAGCCCTTTGAAGTTGGAAGATTTTTTTAAAGAGGCTTCGCTTGGTTTAGGTGAAAGCCTAGGTTTAAACCCTGAAGACTTATTCAATAAATTTATAGAAAGAGAAGAAGAGTCAAGCACAGTAATAGCAAAGGGGTTGGCTATTCCTCATATTTTTATTAGCGATAAGAATGTTAACAGATTGGTTTTGGTTCGAGCGCGAGCAGGAATCATTTTTCCCGGAGATCGATTAATTCATATTGCCTTTATTCTTGTGAGCTCTCCTGGTGAGCGCGTTTTACATCTAAAGATTTTGGCGGCTATTGCCGCAATCGTTCAAAGCCAAGATTTTGAAAAGAAATGGTTTGAAGCAAAAGGTGAGGAAGAGTTGAAGCACGTTATCTTTTTGGCTGAAAGGAAGAGAGGCTAA
- a CDS encoding GIY-YIG nuclease family protein yields the protein MSKKIKRSGSFYVYILECSDGTFYTGYTKNIEARIGLHSSGKGAKYTRDRRPVKLAWVKEYKYFKRAFMRELEIKRMSRKKKEELVRSCLKINIG from the coding sequence ATGTCTAAGAAAATAAAGCGTAGCGGTTCTTTTTATGTATACATATTGGAATGCAGTGATGGTACCTTTTATACTGGATATACAAAAAATATTGAAGCACGTATAGGGTTACATAGTAGCGGTAAGGGAGCTAAGTATACAAGAGATAGAAGGCCGGTTAAATTGGCCTGGGTTAAGGAGTATAAGTATTTTAAAAGAGCGTTTATGAGAGAATTAGAGATAAAGAGAATGAGTAGAAAGAAAAAAGAAGAGCTTGTGAGATCTTGTTTAAAAATTAATATCGGATAA
- a CDS encoding Maf family protein: protein MVRIILASGSKARQDLLRQIGLDFSVVIPVVEEERELRFKPEDLVISNALKKAEDVASKIKSGIIIGADTVVLSNESIIGKPNSMDQAFAILKEISQKPHWVYTGLAVVNLYSGERYTAYEKTQIFMRDLSDNEIRDYFKKVNPMDKAGAFDIQGLGAIFIERIEGCFYNVVGLPLARLMGMLKKMGVSLLAR from the coding sequence ATGGTTAGAATTATTTTGGCTTCAGGATCAAAGGCAAGGCAAGATCTTTTAAGGCAGATAGGATTAGATTTTAGCGTTGTTATACCAGTCGTTGAAGAGGAGAGAGAATTAAGATTTAAACCCGAAGATCTTGTTATCTCCAATGCATTGAAGAAGGCAGAAGATGTTGCTTCTAAGATTAAGTCTGGAATAATTATAGGGGCTGATACGGTTGTTTTATCGAATGAGAGTATAATTGGAAAACCAAATAGCATGGATCAGGCTTTTGCTATACTTAAAGAGATATCCCAGAAACCCCATTGGGTCTATACTGGCTTAGCGGTTGTTAATCTATATAGTGGAGAAAGATACACTGCTTATGAAAAAACCCAGATCTTTATGCGGGATTTATCCGATAATGAAATAAGAGATTATTTTAAGAAAGTTAATCCAATGGATAAAGCAGGAGCATTTGATATCCAGGGTTTAGGAGCAATCTTTATCGAACGTATTGAAGGCTGTTTTTATAATGTTGTAGGTTTGCCGCTTGCTAGATTAATGGGAATGCTCAAAAAAATGGGAGTATCTCTTTTGGCTCGATAG
- a CDS encoding NAD(P)/FAD-dependent oxidoreductase, with product MSSYDIAVIGGGAAGSMASIIAALSRKSIVLVESNSSLGHKILLSGKKRCNITNSADIDSFIEVFGKQGRFLRQAFNSFFNDDLIAFFKDRGLDMKVERQGRIFPVTDKSSSVVEVLERAISESNNIKTLFNTPLKGISRERESFSLGLENGKKIYAKKVIIATGGASYKMTGSLGDGFGFAKKLGHTITPLNPGLVPLKTQEVWVKRLQGLSLKNIRVTFSFNKAGGSKKRKKIVSPIGEIMFTHFGVSGPLILDLSADVISLLEEHNHVEMLIDLKPGLSNEKLKERILKEIEAKSKMKIKNVIRSLLPKRMASIFLYISGISEDKKVNTLSREERHKIVQLFKELPLTVTGSLAIDSAMVTNGGVSIEEINPRTMESRVVPGLYFAGEIIDGCAKSGGYNLQQAFSTGYLAGRSVVDG from the coding sequence TTGTCTAGTTATGATATAGCTGTAATTGGCGGTGGAGCGGCTGGTTCTATGGCCAGCATAATTGCTGCTTTATCTAGGAAAAGTATCGTTTTGGTTGAGAGCAATAGCTCTCTTGGTCATAAGATCTTACTTAGTGGTAAGAAGCGTTGCAATATTACTAACTCTGCTGATATTGATAGTTTTATCGAAGTATTTGGCAAACAGGGTCGTTTCTTAAGACAGGCATTCAACTCTTTCTTTAATGATGATTTGATTGCTTTCTTCAAAGACAGAGGACTTGATATGAAGGTTGAAAGGCAGGGGCGTATCTTTCCTGTTACTGATAAATCGTCTTCAGTTGTAGAAGTATTAGAGCGGGCTATCTCAGAGAGTAATAATATAAAAACTCTCTTCAACACTCCCCTTAAGGGTATAAGCAGGGAGAGAGAATCTTTTAGTTTAGGCTTGGAGAATGGCAAGAAGATCTATGCTAAGAAGGTGATTATTGCAACAGGAGGAGCTTCTTATAAGATGACAGGCTCGCTTGGAGATGGCTTTGGTTTTGCTAAAAAACTGGGCCATACCATAACGCCCTTAAATCCGGGACTTGTGCCGCTTAAGACACAAGAGGTTTGGGTCAAGAGGTTGCAGGGGTTATCGCTCAAGAATATCAGGGTTACATTCAGCTTTAATAAGGCTGGAGGCAGTAAAAAGAGAAAGAAGATAGTCTCTCCTATTGGAGAGATAATGTTTACTCATTTTGGAGTTTCCGGTCCTCTGATACTGGATTTAAGTGCCGATGTCATCTCTTTACTAGAAGAGCATAATCATGTTGAGATGCTGATTGACCTTAAGCCGGGATTGAGCAATGAGAAGCTCAAAGAAAGGATCTTAAAAGAGATTGAGGCAAAAAGCAAGATGAAGATTAAAAATGTTATTCGCAGCCTATTGCCTAAGAGGATGGCCTCTATTTTTCTCTATATCTCCGGTATATCTGAGGATAAAAAAGTGAATACTTTGAGTCGAGAAGAGAGGCATAAGATAGTCCAGCTTTTTAAAGAACTGCCCTTAACAGTTACAGGATCTTTGGCTATTGATAGTGCAATGGTAACCAATGGCGGAGTATCTATAGAAGAGATTAATCCTAGAACTATGGAGTCCAGGGTTGTTCCGGGCCTTTACTTTGCGGGTGAAATCATAGATGGCTGCGCTAAAAGTGGAGGCTATAATCTCCAGCAGGCCTTTTCAACTGGTTATCTCGCTGGAAGGAGCGTAGTGGATGGTTAG
- the gpmA gene encoding 2,3-diphosphoglycerate-dependent phosphoglycerate mutase, with the protein MKKLILLRHGESTWNKENRFTGWTDVDLSEKGIQEAERAGEVLKKGGYSFDIVFTSVLKRAIKTLWIVLDKMDLAWVKVERSWRLNERHYGALQGLNKKETAAEFGEDQVHIWRRSYDVPPLALTKTDPRYPGNEVKYKDLTEDEIPLTECLKDTVDRFLPYWHDEIVPVLKERDTIMIAAHGNSLRALVKYLDNVSDEDIPKLNIPTGIPLIYELDDQLKPLKHYYLGDEEEVRKAMQSVANQGKSK; encoded by the coding sequence ATGAAAAAACTTATACTTTTAAGACATGGAGAGAGTACTTGGAATAAAGAGAACAGGTTTACAGGCTGGACAGATGTTGACTTATCAGAGAAAGGTATTCAGGAAGCAGAGAGGGCAGGTGAAGTTCTAAAGAAGGGGGGCTATAGTTTCGATATTGTATTTACCTCTGTTTTAAAGAGGGCTATCAAGACGCTCTGGATAGTACTGGATAAGATGGATTTAGCATGGGTTAAGGTTGAGCGTTCCTGGAGGTTAAATGAAAGGCATTATGGAGCTTTACAGGGTTTAAATAAGAAAGAGACTGCTGCGGAGTTTGGAGAGGACCAGGTCCACATTTGGAGAAGAAGTTACGATGTTCCGCCTCTTGCTCTTACGAAGACAGATCCAAGGTATCCAGGCAATGAGGTTAAATATAAAGATTTAACAGAAGACGAGATCCCTCTTACGGAGTGTTTGAAGGACACAGTAGATAGGTTCCTGCCTTATTGGCACGATGAGATAGTGCCTGTCTTAAAAGAGAGAGATACTATTATGATTGCTGCCCATGGAAATAGCTTGCGAGCCTTAGTTAAATATTTAGATAATGTCTCAGATGAAGATATTCCAAAATTGAATATTCCAACCGGTATACCTCTTATCTATGAGCTGGATGATCAGTTAAAGCCATTGAAGCATTACTATCTTGGTGATGAGGAAGAGGTTAGGAAGGCTATGCAGAGCGTAGCCAATCAGGGTAAATCCAAATAG
- a CDS encoding MATE family efflux transporter: MNRAQEIGERSIGYLLVKFSLPSVFSLVLHSLYIVVDRIFIGRGVGSLALAGVTIAFPVLHIIFALSLLCASGSSALISIYLGQKDRERAENVFGNTFVIITLFGFLTSFLGLAFKDQILGFFSVGPEVFSYAREYLGIFISGAIFFFYGFTLTFIIRAEGNPIYATLMIVSGTLLNVALDYLFIFIFSMGISGAALATIISEAVVVLMGLFYVMRKKGLLHIRRNHLRLDLVNFKKISMLGLSPALANIAGSIQVVFLNKRVLLYGGEIAVAALGIIFALGSIVRMFSFGMAAGMQPIIGYNYGAKLSNRVKDTFFYASLSGFLITLLIVLVIWFFVEPISELFSKGDDELVRLSSYALRVFLIMSPFATIHILGTRFFQSIGKGGYAIFLGLLRETVIFIPALFILSYLYNLEGVWFSGPAADIIAVAITGTLIIRELRKIKYSSL, encoded by the coding sequence ATGAATAGAGCGCAAGAGATAGGAGAGAGGTCAATAGGGTATCTTTTAGTTAAGTTCTCTCTGCCTTCGGTATTTAGCTTAGTCCTCCACTCTTTATACATAGTAGTTGACAGAATATTTATAGGGCGCGGTGTAGGCTCACTTGCCTTAGCGGGAGTAACAATTGCTTTTCCTGTGCTCCATATAATTTTTGCTCTATCTCTTCTCTGTGCTAGCGGCTCATCTGCTTTGATATCAATATATTTAGGTCAAAAAGATAGAGAGAGAGCAGAAAATGTTTTTGGTAATACTTTTGTTATTATAACGCTATTTGGTTTTTTGACCTCTTTTTTGGGTCTTGCATTTAAAGATCAAATATTGGGTTTTTTCTCTGTTGGCCCCGAGGTATTTTCATATGCACGTGAGTATTTAGGCATATTTATAAGTGGAGCAATATTCTTTTTCTATGGCTTTACTTTAACATTTATCATAAGGGCAGAAGGCAATCCAATATATGCAACATTAATGATTGTCTCTGGAACTCTTTTAAATGTCGCACTTGATTATTTATTTATATTTATTTTTTCAATGGGTATCTCAGGCGCTGCTCTTGCAACAATAATATCAGAAGCTGTTGTTGTGTTGATGGGTCTTTTCTATGTTATGAGAAAGAAGGGTCTCTTGCATATTCGCAGGAACCATCTGCGCCTAGATTTAGTTAATTTTAAAAAGATATCTATGCTAGGTCTATCGCCTGCATTGGCCAATATCGCAGGCAGTATTCAGGTTGTTTTTTTGAATAAAAGGGTGTTGCTTTATGGAGGTGAAATTGCAGTCGCTGCTTTAGGTATCATCTTTGCATTAGGCTCGATTGTTAGAATGTTCTCTTTCGGGATGGCAGCTGGGATGCAGCCTATTATTGGTTATAATTATGGGGCTAAACTATCCAATCGTGTTAAAGATACATTTTTTTACGCATCTTTAAGCGGGTTTTTGATTACACTTTTAATAGTTCTGGTTATCTGGTTCTTTGTAGAGCCTATCTCTGAGCTTTTCTCAAAAGGTGATGACGAGCTTGTTAGGCTAAGCAGCTATGCTCTTAGGGTATTTCTGATTATGAGTCCTTTTGCAACTATCCATATCTTAGGTACACGGTTCTTCCAGTCCATTGGTAAAGGCGGTTACGCTATATTCCTTGGATTATTAAGAGAGACGGTTATCTTTATCCCTGCTCTTTTTATTCTTTCGTATTTGTATAACTTAGAAGGGGTATGGTTCAGTGGTCCTGCTGCGGATATTATAGCCGTGGCTATAACGGGCACTTTGATTATAAGAGAGCTTAGAAAGATTAAGTACTCTAGTCTATAG
- a CDS encoding PilZ domain-containing protein produces the protein MDSDSSVIERRRHKRFKVNFTAVCTTQELFKSRTIVEPRDIIVKMFDISDSGAGFISDYDFSPKTNVETKFTLVNLGARETKRYSPMSITGEVCYNFPFREDLHRFGVSFRNVAPQERRAISSFIDTLLD, from the coding sequence ATGGATTCAGATTCTTCAGTAATTGAAAGAAGAAGACATAAAAGGTTTAAGGTGAATTTTACCGCAGTATGCACGACTCAGGAGCTCTTTAAATCTAGAACTATTGTTGAGCCCAGAGATATTATTGTCAAGATGTTTGATATAAGCGATAGTGGTGCAGGGTTTATATCGGACTATGATTTTTCTCCCAAAACCAATGTTGAGACAAAATTTACCTTGGTTAATTTAGGGGCAAGAGAGACTAAGCGCTATAGCCCGATGAGTATTACAGGTGAGGTTTGCTATAATTTTCCTTTCAGAGAAGACTTGCATAGGTTCGGTGTATCATTCAGGAATGTTGCGCCGCAAGAGAGGCGGGCAATATCCTCTTTTATAGATACACTATTAGATTGA